CCGCACGAGCGCTAGACGCCTCACGCCACACCACCGATCCGCGCGGGCGGCACCGACCGGTGCTGCCCGCGCGGCGCACGTCTCCGGGAGCCACCGATGTCACACAGTCCCACCGACCGGCACGCCTACGGGTTGCGGGTGCGCGGCCTCGGCCACGTCACCGAGCTCGCGCCGGCCGTCCCGCCGGACGACCGCCCCACGCTCACCGTCCGCTACGACCACACCGGCCCACCACCGCAGCCCACCGGCCCCGACCGGGAACGCTGCGCCCGGGTGCTCGCCGACGGCCGACGGATGAGCGTGCGCCGGGACCTGTCCACGGCCACCTTCCACGGGCCGGCACCCGCCCCCGACCTGCTAGCCCACCCGTACCTCGCCGCCGCCGCGATCGTCGTCAACCGGTGGGCCGGGCGGGAGTCGTTCCACGCGGGCGCGTTCGTCAGCGGCGGTCGGGCCTGGGCGGTGCTCGGCGCGCGTACCGCCGGCAAGAGCAGCCTGCTCGCGGCGCTGGCCGCCGACGGCGTGCCGGTGCTCGCCGACGACGTGCTGGTCACCGACGGCCGGGACGGCTTCGCCGGGCCGCGCTGCCTGGACCTGCGCGAACCGGTCCCCGGGGCGGACCTCGCCACCCGCCCGGCCCGGTACGCGACCCGGCTGCGCGTGGCGCTGCCACCGGCCCCCGACCGGCTGCCCGTCGGCGGCTGGTTCTTCCTCCGCTGGCGCGACGGGCAGCCGGATACGGCGCCCCCGGGCAGCCGGCGCGACGGCGGCGGGCCGGCAGTGTCGCCGGTGCCCGCGAGCGACCTGCTGGCCCGGCTCGCCGCGCTGCGCACCTGGCCGGAGCTGCCGTCCGACCCGGCCGTGCTGCTCGCCCTCGCCACCCTGCCCGCCTGGGACCTGGTCCGGCCCCGGGGCTGGTGGGCGCTCGACCACACCCGCCGGCTGATCGGCCGGGCGCTGCGCGCGCCGACGGAAGCGACACCCGTGACCGCGCCCACCGACGCGGTCCGCCCGGCCGGAGCGACGTCGTGACCGCGCTCACCGAGGCGGTCCGCTGCCTGGCGCTGGACGCCGCCGCCGTGGCGACGAGCGCCGCGCTGCGCGAGCGGGGCATCGAGTCGGTGCTGCTCAAGGGGGTCGGGTTGGCGCGCCGGCTGGGCGTCGACCGCCGGTACGGCGACGTCGACCTGCTGGTGTCGCCGGCCAGCTTCGAGGCGGCCCAGTGGGTGATCGCCGAGTGGGGCGGCCGACCGTTCGTCGTCGGGGCCCGCCCCGACGACCTGCCGTTGCGCTACGAGCGGACCTGGTGGTTGCCGGGCCCGACGCCGCTCGCCCTCGACCTGCACCAGGGGTTCGCCGGGGTGGGCGACGACGACGCCTTCTGGCGGGGCCTGTGGCGCACGGCGGAGGAGATGCCGCTGGCCGGGGGGCGGATCGCGGTGCCGGACCGGGACCACGCGGCGCTGCTGGTGGCGCTGCACGCGGCCACCCCGGCCTCGTCGACGCGCCCCCGGGCCGACCTGGAACGGGCGCTCGCGGTGTTCCCCGTCGAGGCGTGGCGGGGGGCGGCGTCGATCGCCGCGCGTTACGACGCGGTCGAGGCGTACGCGCTGGGGTTGCGGCTCGCCGCGCCCGGCGCGGAGCTGGCGACTGTGCTGGGCCTGCCGGACGGCTGCGCGCCGGCGCGCTGGCTGACCGCCCAGCGGGCCCCCGGGACCACGATCTCCCTGGCCCGCCTGGCGGAGCTGCCGGGCACGCCGACCCGGCTGCGGCATGTCGTGCGTCGGCTCGCGCCGTCGCCCGCCATGATTCGTCTCACCAGCCCGCTGGCCCGGCGTGGCCGGTGCGGGCTGCTGCTCGCCTACGCCGGCCGGCTGGCCAGGCACGCCGCCAACCTGCCCCGGGCGGTACGCGAGCTGCGCGCCGCCCGCCGGGCCACCGGACGGTGACCGGCGGCGCCGACGAGCACGCGCGCGCCGCGCGCCGCCCACCGGGCGGCGACCGGGGCCCGCGGCTCGCGCGGGTCGCCGGCCGCCGCGGGGGTGACCCGCGTCAGGCCCGGCGCAGCAGGCTGTTGTCCGCCAACTCGTCGAGGAACCGTCGGACGTCCTCGGTCGCCCGCTGCCGGTCGACCCGGGTCTCGGTGGTCAACGTCGCGACCAGCTCGTCCAGCGTCGCCCCGGCGAGCAGCCGCTGCCAGAGCAGGGCCGCCGACCGGTCCAACCCGAAGTAGACGGCGGTCCGGTGGTCGAGCACGACGATCTCGTCCCCGGCCTGCCGCCAGGCCACCTCGGGGCCACCCACCTGGTACACCACGCTCTCGGTCATCTCTGTGTCTCCCCTGTCGACGCTTCGGTCCGGGCGGGCCGGCCGACGCCGGGGCCGCTGCCCCGCGTCGTCCACCACACGTGCTGGAGCAGGGCGGTCGTGGCGGCGGGGATCGGCCAGGTCGACCACACCCGCCGCAGCGCCGCCGGGTCGACCAGGTCGTCGTCGACGCCCGAGCCGTCCCAGCCGGTGGCGAACTCCCTGGCGGGCCGGCGCAGGAACACCTCCAGGAAGGTGGCCTTGGGTCGGGCGGCGGTCACCACCGGCGGCAGGTCGTCCCCGGCGATCCGGGCCAGCAGACGCTGGCGGGTGACGTCGCGGGCCCGGCCGGCGACCGCCACCAGGGCGGCCAGGAAGCCCGGGTCGAGCAGCGGGTTGACCACGGTCACCCGGTGCTCGGCGGCCATCGCGGTCAGACCCGCCCGGGTCAGGGCGAGATCCCGCCGGCCCAGGTGCCAGCGGATCCGCTGGTCGAGGCGGCCCGGCTCGGCGCGGGCCTCGGCCGCCCGCGACCGCAGGCAGCGCGCCGCCACGTCGGGCCGCAGCCAGGGGTAGGCCGCCATGGCCGGCCGCCGACCGGCGGGCAGCGCCGCCCGGACGGCCGGGGCCAGGGCCCGCCGCAGCCGGTCCCCGACGGTACGGGGCGGACGCCGCCAACCGGCCAGCATCTGGTCGCCGCCGGCGCCGGTGAGCAGGGACCCGCCCGGCGCGAGCTCGACGATGGGCAGGTGCAGGTGCAGGTTGCAGGGGTGCAGCACGCCGTGCCGGGCCAGTAGCCGACCGGCCACCGGCCCGACGACGTCCAGGTCGTCGCCGGCGGGCAGCAGGCGCCACCGGCCGGTCAGCCCGAGCGCCCGGATCACGTCGTCCTGCCAGGCGGATTCGTCGGCCCCCGGCGCGTCGGCGAACCGCCAGGTCACCGGCACCGGCAGCGGCAGCCCCTCCCGGCGGGCGACCCGCACGGCGACGGCGAGCACGAGTGACGAGTCGAGTCCGCCGGAGAAGCTCACCACGCACGGCGGCCGGGCCAGGGCGGGCAGCACCGACCGTTCCAGCGCGGCCAGCGGCTCGACCGCCAGCGGGTCGACGGGCGGCAGCGCGGGCGTGCCGACGTGCCCGGACACCATGCCGCTGGCGAGGTCCAGCCGGGTGGGACGCGGCACGGGCCGCACGGACAGCTCAGTCACGGGTCAGGATTCCTCGTCTCGTGGCCAGGGCCAGCGCCCGACCGAACGTCCACGTCGACAACGGCAGCCCGACGGCGGCGACGCCGAGCAGGGCGAGCGCCGGACCCGTCCAGGACGCCCCGGCGAGCGCGGCGCGCAGACCGTCGAGGGCCAGCCGACTGGGCAGTGCCAGGGCCAACGGACGCAGCGCCGCCGGCAACGCGTCGACCGGGAAGTACGTGCCGGAGAGGAAGGTGAGGGCGACGACGGTCACCCGGGCCGCGGCGTCGCCCGGCCGGACCACGACCGTGACCGCCATGAGCAGGATGCCGACGCCGGCCATGGCCGCGCAGCCGACCAGCAGCAGCACCGCCACGCCGGGCCAGTCGGCGTGCCCGACCCGCAGGCCCAGCAGCGGGCCGAGGACGGTGAGGTAGATCGTGGCGCGGCCGGCGGCCAACAGGAACGGGTACCCGGCGACCCCGGTCGCCAGGGCGGCCGGCGACAGCGGCTGGGTGGCCAGCATCTCCAGGGTGCCGGCCCGCTGTTCGGCCGTGACCCGCGCGGTGAGCTGGGTGGTGGTCGCCTGGATGACCAGCATGAAGCTGAGGCCCACCGCCACGTACCCGAAGTAGTCGTGGGAGGGCTCGACGGCGGCCCGACCGGGCGCGCTGAGGAAGCGGGAGATGAGCAGGAAGACCGCCAGGTTGACGGCGGCGAAGGCGAGGTCCAGCAGGACGGCGGCCCGGGCCAGCGGCTCGGCCCGGAAGTCCCGCCGGACCAGCGCGGTCCACCCGCCGGCCCGGATGTCCCGCCGGGCGGCGGTCCGGACGCCGGTCGGGGGTCGACGGTCGGCGGCGGTCGGCGGCTTCCCGGTCCGCGGCCGGGCGGTGGTCACCGCCCGGCCGCCAGGTCGAGCGTCGCGTCGCACCGGGCCCGGTCCGCCGCGTGGTGCGAGGCGATCACGCAGGCCACCTCCCGTCGCCGGCCCAGGGCGGCCCACAGCAGCGCGCGGGCCGGCTCGTCGAGGGAGCGGGTGGGCTCGTCGAGCAGCAGCACCGCCGGATCGCCCAGCAGGGCGCGGGCGATGGTCAACCGCGCCCGCATGCCCGCCGAGCACTTCTCCGCCGGCCGGTCGGCGTACCCGCCGATGCCGAGCTCCGCGATGACGCCGTCCGTGGCCCGCTCCACGACGCGGCGGGGCAGGCGCAGCCGGGCGACCACCCGCAGGTTGTCGCGGGCGGACAGCCGGCCGTAGACGCCCTGCTCCGGCGCGAGGCACACGCCGACCAACCGCCGGGCGGCCGGCGAGCCCGCCGGCACGCCGGCCACCGAGATCCGACCGCTGGTGAGCGCCAACGTGCCGGCCAGGCAACGCAGCAGGGTGGTCTTGCCCGCTCCGTTGCCACCGGTGAGCAGCAGCCGGACGCCCTGCGGCACGTCGAGGTCCAGGTCGGTGAAGACCTGCCGTACGCCGAACCGGCGGGTGGCCTGGCGTACCTCGATCAAGGTATGGGCACGGACGTACGGCGTGGGTCGGGGCGGTCGGTCACGAGAAGCCGCCGCCGCCGAGACCGTCGTCGGGGCCGCTGGTTCCCCCCTGGGTCAGCTCGGCCAGGGTGCCCAACCGGCGGAGTCGGGGAGGCTGGTAGCCAGCCTCGACCACCGGAGCCTGGTGCTGAATGTCCCTCATGCTGTCACCCTTCGGGTTGGTCACGAAAATCACGTTTTGCCAAGGCTAACCGATTTGTGGTGTTACGTGTCTGTATTGCGGCAAATATCCGGTTGCCGATGCCGGGCCACCCACCCGTCCGGCGGCGGGCGACGCAGGAGCTCCACCATGCCCTCCCGCTCGGCGTCGCTCTCGTCGTCCAGCCAGGCGTGGGCGTGGAAGCCGGCCCGGGGCGCCGTCACCCCGATCACCACGGTCCGGCGGTCACCCCGGCTGCCGTGCCAACGCTGCAACACCAGAGCCCGTTCGAGGCAGTTCGCGCCGGCCCGCGCCAGGGCGAGACGCACCAGCCGGCCACCACCGGCGCCGTCGCCAGCGCCCGCGCCCGCGCCGTCGCCGTCGCCGACCGACCGGGCACCGTGCCGGCCTGCCGGCCCGGCCGGCGGGGCCGGGATCCGAACCGCCGCCAGCCCGCCCCGGGCCACCTGACGACGGACCAGCCGACAGGCCACCACGGCCCACCCGGCGAGGACGACCCCCCGGGGGCCCCAGCGCCGCAGCAGCCGGACCGGCCGCGCCAGCCCGGCGAAGATGACCGGCCCCCGCGTCGGCCGCCCCCGCCCGGATGCTCCACGCCCGGATGCTCCACGCACTCCCGCGCCTCCCGTCGCGCGTCCGATGCCGGATGCCCGACGCCCGACCCCGAATGCCCGACGCCTGGCGTGGCCGTCGACCGCCGGACGCCGGACGCCGGACGCCGGGCAAACGAACACCACACACATTCACAATCACTGTTATGTGCGCTTTTTATAACACGTCCGGCACGTCACCGATAAGCCGTCGAGATTTCCCGTCACGACAAAATCCCAGCTCACCGCAGTGGCGAGAA
The sequence above is a segment of the Micromonospora sp. WMMD882 genome. Coding sequences within it:
- a CDS encoding nucleotidyltransferase family protein; this encodes MTALTEAVRCLALDAAAVATSAALRERGIESVLLKGVGLARRLGVDRRYGDVDLLVSPASFEAAQWVIAEWGGRPFVVGARPDDLPLRYERTWWLPGPTPLALDLHQGFAGVGDDDAFWRGLWRTAEEMPLAGGRIAVPDRDHAALLVALHAATPASSTRPRADLERALAVFPVEAWRGAASIAARYDAVEAYALGLRLAAPGAELATVLGLPDGCAPARWLTAQRAPGTTISLARLAELPGTPTRLRHVVRRLAPSPAMIRLTSPLARRGRCGLLLAYAGRLARHAANLPRAVRELRAARRATGR
- a CDS encoding PqqD family protein, with the translated sequence MTESVVYQVGGPEVAWRQAGDEIVVLDHRTAVYFGLDRSAALLWQRLLAGATLDELVATLTTETRVDRQRATEDVRRFLDELADNSLLRRA
- a CDS encoding asparagine synthase-related protein codes for the protein MTELSVRPVPRPTRLDLASGMVSGHVGTPALPPVDPLAVEPLAALERSVLPALARPPCVVSFSGGLDSSLVLAVAVRVARREGLPLPVPVTWRFADAPGADESAWQDDVIRALGLTGRWRLLPAGDDLDVVGPVAGRLLARHGVLHPCNLHLHLPIVELAPGGSLLTGAGGDQMLAGWRRPPRTVGDRLRRALAPAVRAALPAGRRPAMAAYPWLRPDVAARCLRSRAAEARAEPGRLDQRIRWHLGRRDLALTRAGLTAMAAEHRVTVVNPLLDPGFLAALVAVAGRARDVTRQRLLARIAGDDLPPVVTAARPKATFLEVFLRRPAREFATGWDGSGVDDDLVDPAALRRVWSTWPIPAATTALLQHVWWTTRGSGPGVGRPARTEASTGETQR
- a CDS encoding ABC transporter permease; translation: MTTARPRTGKPPTAADRRPPTGVRTAARRDIRAGGWTALVRRDFRAEPLARAAVLLDLAFAAVNLAVFLLISRFLSAPGRAAVEPSHDYFGYVAVGLSFMLVIQATTTQLTARVTAEQRAGTLEMLATQPLSPAALATGVAGYPFLLAAGRATIYLTVLGPLLGLRVGHADWPGVAVLLLVGCAAMAGVGILLMAVTVVVRPGDAAARVTVVALTFLSGTYFPVDALPAALRPLALALPSRLALDGLRAALAGASWTGPALALLGVAAVGLPLSTWTFGRALALATRRGILTRD
- a CDS encoding ABC transporter ATP-binding protein, whose amino-acid sequence is MIEVRQATRRFGVRQVFTDLDLDVPQGVRLLLTGGNGAGKTTLLRCLAGTLALTSGRISVAGVPAGSPAARRLVGVCLAPEQGVYGRLSARDNLRVVARLRLPRRVVERATDGVIAELGIGGYADRPAEKCSAGMRARLTIARALLGDPAVLLLDEPTRSLDEPARALLWAALGRRREVACVIASHHAADRARCDATLDLAAGR
- a CDS encoding lasso RiPP family leader peptide-containing protein; the protein is MRDIQHQAPVVEAGYQPPRLRRLGTLAELTQGGTSGPDDGLGGGGFS
- a CDS encoding lasso peptide biosynthesis protein, with product MRGASGRGASGRGRPTRGPVIFAGLARPVRLLRRWGPRGVVLAGWAVVACRLVRRQVARGGLAAVRIPAPPAGPAGRHGARSVGDGDGAGAGAGDGAGGGRLVRLALARAGANCLERALVLQRWHGSRGDRRTVVIGVTAPRAGFHAHAWLDDESDAEREGMVELLRRPPPDGWVARHRQPDICRNTDT